The proteins below come from a single Fusobacterium nucleatum genomic window:
- a CDS encoding nucleotidyltransferase family protein: MDKKYILDKLFQIDKNKYNISELGLFGSYAKDNADDNSDIDILVKLEFKKKLEKFLIGKLI; this comes from the coding sequence ATGGATAAGAAATATATTTTAGATAAGTTATTTCAAATAGATAAAAATAAATATAACATATCTGAATTAGGATTATTTGGGAGTTATGCTAAGGATAATGCAGATGATAACAGTGATATAGATATATTAGTAAAATTAGAGTTTAAAAAAAAATTAGAAAAATTTTTAATAGGAAAGTTGATTTGA
- a CDS encoding type II toxin-antitoxin system HicB family antitoxin — MKEKYIYPCVIYEEDGIFYANFKDFDACFTDGESIEESYYECKRCFGRNYF, encoded by the coding sequence ATGAAAGAGAAATATATTTATCCTTGTGTGATTTATGAAGAAGATGGAATTTTTTATGCAAATTTCAAAGATTTTGATGCTTGTTTTACTGATGGAGAAAGTATAGAGGAAAGTTATTATGAATGCAAAAGATGTTTTGGAAGGAACTATTTTTAA
- a CDS encoding DUF6290 family protein: MSEFMKKVVLDYIEDEYNLKIYKEYLKEKDTLKTYSHKEVWKK; this comes from the coding sequence ATGTCAGAATTTATGAAAAAAGTAGTTCTTGACTACATTGAAGATGAATATAATTTAAAAATTTATAAAGAATATTTAAAAGAAAAAGATACTTTAAAAACTTATTCACATAAAGAAGTTTGGAAAAAATAA